The genomic stretch TTTACATCGAGCGCCTCTCGCGGCGTCACGACCTGACGGTGTATGTCTCCTCGCAGATGGACGCCGACGACGCGACCCTCCCCGCGCAGGACCGCGTCGAGTACGTGCTCCACGACGACCTCCCGAAGCTTCCCCATCCGATCTTCACGAAGATGGATGCCCTGCACGAGGAGAGCGCGGCCCTCGAGGGCCACGACCTGGTCCACTCTTACTCCTCGGCGTTCATCCCCGTGCTCGCCGAACTCGAGATCCCGACGCTCGTCACGCTCAACTCCTATCTCCCCGTCTGTCCGAAGGCGGACATGCTCTATCACGGGGAGCGAAAGTGCTCGGGCCCCGGCCCGCTGAAGTGTGCGGCCTGCGTCCCGACGACCGCCTTCAAGCGCCGCCAGGGGATCGAGGCCGAGCTCCGCCAGGGCTACGTCTCGATGGGCCAGATCCCGTTCGTCCGCTCCTCGATGAACCACGCCGACGGGATCACGGCGTACCACGCCCTCTCGCCCCATCTGAAGGACGACTACGCGGACCTGGGCTTTCCCGAGGACTCGATCACGGTCGTCCCCCACTTCTACGACGAGGAGTTCCACCGCCCGCGTCCCGAGCCGACGGAGCTCACCGAGCCGATCTCGGCGCTGTACGTCGGTGCGCTCCAGGACATCAAGGGCGTCGAGACGCTCGTCCGTGCCCTCGCGCTGCTCCGCCGAAACGACCGGGACGTCGAGCTGCGGATCGCGGGTCGCGGTCCCCTCGAGGACACGCTACGCGAGCTGGCGGCCGACCTCGGGGTCGAGGACGCGATCACCTGGCTCGGCTACGTCGATCACGGCGAGCTGCCGGACCTCTATCGCTCCTCGGACGTGTTCGTCTATCCCGGCGTCATCGACGAGCCGTTCGGCCGGGTCATGCTCGAGGCGCTGGCGACCCACACCCCGATCGTGAGCGCCGACGTCGGCAGCATGGACTACATCGTCGGGCCGGCGGGGACGCTCTTCGAACCCGGGAACCCCGAATCGCTCGCCGAAGCCTTCGAGACGCTCCGGAGCGATTACGCCGCTCACCGCGAGGCCGTCTCGCACCAGCTCAAACGGTTCGAACCCGAGACGGTGATCGATTCGTTCTCCTCGCTGTATGCCGGCGTCGTGGACTCCACGTAGACCCGTCCGCGATAGCCCTGGCTCGCGGCCGTAGATACTGCTCGGCCAGTCAGATAGCTATCGCTCGAACGGTTGGCGCTCAAAAAACCGTGATGATCGGAAGTACCGACGTCTAAGGCGTGTCTTCTTCGTCGTCCGCGGCCGGGTCGTCCTCGTCGTCGCCGAGGCCGTCTTCCTCGTCGTCCGCGGCCGGGTCGTCCTCGTCGTCTTCGAGGCCGTCTTCCTCGTCGTCCGCGGCCGGGTCGTCCTCGTCGTCTTCGAGGCCGTCTTCCTCGTCGTCCGCGGCCGGGTCGTCTTCCATGTCGTCCTCGGCCGGATCGTCCTCAGCCGGGTCGTCCTCGGCCGGATCGTCCTCAGCCGGGTCGTCCTCGGCTGGGTCGTCCTCAGCCGGGTCGTCCTCGGCTGGGTCGTCCTCGGCCGGGTCGTCTTCCATGTCGTCCTCGGCCGGATCGTCCTCGGCCGGGTCGTCCTCGGCAGGATCCTCCTCGTCGCCTGCGGGATCCTCTTCTTCTTCTTCGCCTTCGTCGGTACATCCTGCAAGCGCGAAGACGCTCGCCGCGCCTGCTGCTTCAACGAATCGCCGTCTGCTGAGTTTTTTCTGCATTGGCTAACCCCCGTCGTTCCCTATAGGCTCGACGGGGTTTACTATACTTACTCTAAACCTTCCCGCCGATTTGAACCGGGCCTAGCTGGTTGAAAGCCTGTGAAAGAGTCTGAAAACCTCCGAATCACTTCGCGGCCGGTATATCGGTTGTGCGGCGGTTTGAGGCCTTCTACTGCCGATGAACGATTCGGCAAGCCGTATAAAACACACTTTAATCTGATGTTTTACTGAGAGTATATAAAAAAGGCCATTAGGGAGGGGGGGTTATGGGTGGACGGAGACGTATGACTCGCCCATCGCCTCGCAGTCCTTCCCGTACCCACGCCAATCCTACTCATGGGTGAGCAGGGATACCGTGTTTCCTCCCGGCTGTTCGTCGCGTTCGCCGTCCTGATCGTCCTCGGGGTCGGCACCGCCATCGCGGTTCCGATCGCGGACGACCCCAACGACGCGAGCGGCGCGACGACCGGGAACGGTGATGCTCCCGGGTTCCACGGGACCGAGATCGCCGGCGACGGCTACATCGACGACCAGGAGGCCCTGGTCTCGGATCATCCCGGCCCGGCCTACGTCTGGAGCACGGAGCCGACGACAGTGAACACCACCCTCGGGAGCGGGGCGGCCAACGAGGAGTCCGCCGTGTGCGGCGAGGTGACCGATACTGACGGCGAAGCACTTTCGGATCTCGGCTGTCAGTCCGTTACACCCACCGGCGACGGAAGCAGCGTCGAGTTCGACATCGACGAATGGCCCGACGGGTACCAGGGAGGCGCCTGGATCACGCTCGAGCTTCGGACCGACGACGGGGAGATGGAGTACTACGAGACCGTTCCCGTAACCGTGATCCACCCCGAGGGGGACTTATCGGGCGACAGGTTGACCAACGCCGACGAGGTCCGTTACGGAACCGACTTCACGGTCCCCGACACGACCGGCAACGGACTCACCGACTGGGAGGAGGTCGCCGTTCACGGGACGGATCCGCTCGCGACCGACACCAGCGGCGATGGCGTCGGCGACGCGACGGCCGTCCGTCTCGGCCTCGACCCGACGATCCCGTACCTCCCGTACGTCTACGTCGGCGCCGGCCTGCTCGTCGTCCTCCTCGTCGTCGCGGGCGGAGGGGCGCTGGGCTGGCACTTCATGCGGCGATACACCGGCAGCGAGGGGGGAGACGGGCAGGCCGAACCGACGACGACCGACGACGAACCGGCGGGGGCGGGGTCCGCGAACGATCCTCCCACCACACCGCCCCCCGTCGACCCTCCCACGGAGCCGGATCCCGACGGCGACGGCCCGCCGCTGACCAAGGAGGAGGAGATCTGTCGGATACTCGACGAACACGACGGTCGGATGAAACAGTCACGGCTCGTCGATCACACGGAGTGGTCCCAGGCGACCGTCAGCCGCCTGCTCACGAAGCTCGAACAGGAGGGGACGGTCACGAAGCTCAGATCCGGTCGGGAGAACATCGTCGAGCTCCGCGGTGTGGAGTCCGAGTCACCCGACGTGTAACCCCCTTCGATCAGTCGGTGAAGGCGAGCCGCGTGGTCTGATCGGCGTCCTCGGGTGACGGGTCGTCTGGCGCGTCACCCTCGTAGAGCAGGACCCAGACGTAGACGTCGTTGTCGGTCGTCGGGCCGATGTCATAGCCGATCTGCTCGGTCTCACCGTCCTCGACTGTCGTCTCGAACCGATCGAGCTCCGTCTCGCTTTCGACGCCTTCGACGTCCTGACCGTCGTCGCTCAGCACGACTTCCTGCTGGTAGACGACCGCGGTGTAGCTCTGTGTCTCACCCTCGTGGTTCTCGATCCCGACGGTGATCGGCGCAGTTTCGCCGCCCGAAAGGTCGGTCGGCAGGTCCGTCGTGGTCAGCTCGCCCTCCTCGTTCTCCGAGAGCAGGTAGAGCTCGGTGTGGGGTTCCTCGGCGGGCAACGACGGGGCCGCGAAGGCCATGTACGCCCCGCCGGCCACCAGCGCCAGGAGGCTGAAGACGAGGAAGACGTTCAACAGGACGTGTCGCTGGTTCTCCGGCTCGAACGGGGCGGGCGTCTCGCCACGGCGCCGTTGGTGGACCGTGAACAGACCCGCTACGGTGCCGACGGCGCGTCCCCCAACCCCATAGCGATCCTCGGGGGGCCGCCTGGCACGCCGCAGCAGCCCGATCAGGGAGAACAGGACCGTCCATGCCACGGTGGCGACGGCGATCGGCAGCAGGGTGACGCCGTACGGCGAGAAGTTCGCGACGTACGCGATCGAGGGAACGATCGCGAGGCTCAGCGCGACGGACAGGGCGATCCGCTCGAGCGTCCCGAAGCCGGCCCCGTCCTCGGTGGGTGGGTCCGGGAAGAGGGCGCTCACGAACGCGTATCCGGGTAGCAACACCACGAGCGGGAGGGCGAGCGCGACGCGGACCGGGGCGATAGTCACGTCGACTATCAGGATCCCGACCGCGGCGAGGGCACTGAAGAGGATGGTTAGCAGGAGGTCTCCCATCCACTGGTGGGCTCTCATTTCCCCGGGCTACGCGAGGTACGTTGAAAAACCCCCCGACCGTTCGTCGGAACAGGGGGGTGCTCGCCACGCTCTACCGGTAACACCAGTGACACGCCGCCCACTGTCGTTTTCGCGCCGGTTATCCGCCGCTGTCGGCGGTTAACACGTTTATAACAAAGGCGCCACCTTTCGTAAATCGAGGTGAGAACGGGCTCCGACCCGCTTACCGTCTACCATGCAACTGACATTACACTACCCTGTCCGGCCCCACGCGACGCTCGGAACCGGTCCCCTCGACGCCACCCTGCCCGGAGGGACCCGATGATCCCCATCGCGAACCCCGACATCGGCGCGGGGGAGCAGGAAGCCGTCGAGGAGGTCCTCGAATCGGGTTATATCGCCAGCGGCGACGTCGTCTCCGAGTTCGAATCCGAGTTCGCCGACTTCTGTGGCGCCGATCGCGGCGTCGCGACCGCGAACGGGACCGCCGCCCTCCATGCGGCCTGCGAGGCCCTCGACGTCAGGGGGAAGGCGGTGATCACCACTCCCTTCTCGTTCGTCGCGACCGCGAACTCGATCCGGCTGGCCGGCGGCGAGCCGGTGTTCGCCGACGTCGACCCCGAAACGTACAACCTCGACCCCGATGCCGTCGAGACCGTCCTCCGCGAGCGCGAGGACGTCGCGGCTGTCATGCCGGTCCACCTCTACGGGCTGCCCGCGGACATGGAGCGGTTCGTCGAGCTCTCGGAGGAGTACGACGTCGCGCTTATCGAGGACGCCGCACAGGCCCACGGCGCGACAGTCGGCGACCGGCCCGTGGGTTCGATCGGCGATGTCGCCTGCTTCTCGTTCTACCCGACGAAGAACATGACGACCGGCGAGGGGGGGATGGTGACGACGAACGACCCCGAGATCGAGGCGGGGGTCCGACAGTACATCAACCACGGCCGCGACGGGAGTGCCCAGTACGCCCACCCGGAGATCGGGCACAACCTGCGGCTGACGAACATCGCCGCGGCGCTCGGGCGCGTTCAGCTCGATCGCCTCCCCGCGTTCACTGAGGCCCGCCGGGAGAACGCCCGCCGCCTGACCGAGGGGCTGGCCGACGCGGACGTCGAGACGCCGACGGTCCCCGACGACCGCACCCACGTCTACCACCAGTACACGATCCGAAGCGACGACCGCGAGGCCCTCAAGGACGGTCTCGAGGAGCAGGGCGTCGGCAGCAAGGTCTACTACCCGACCTGTCTCCACGAGCTCGAGGCCTACGAGGGCTACAGTGCGGAGGTCCCCCACGCGAAACGCGCGACCGAGGAGGTGCTCTCGCTGCCGGTCCATCCGAACCTCTCGTCGGACGATGTCGATCGGATCGTTGAAGCGGTCACGAACCAAGGGGTGAAACATGTCTGAACGGCCACCCGTCCGTGTGGGCGTCATCGGCGTCGGCAGCATGGGCCAGAACCACGTCCGCGTCTTCCGGGAGCTGCCCGAAACGGAGCTCGTCGGGATCTACGACGCGGACCGGGAGCAGGCCGCGTCGGTCGCGGACGCCTTCGGCGTCGACGTCCTCGATCTCGACGACCTGCTGGACGCGGTCGACGCGGTCTCGATCGCGGTCCCGACCCAGTATCACTACGATACCGCCCGGGAGTGTATCGACGCTGGCGTCGGTGTCCTGATCGAAAAGCCGATCGTCGAGGACCTGGACAACGGCCGGCAGCTGATCGAGTTCGCGGACCAGCGCGACGTCACCCTCCAGGTCGGCCACATCGAGCGGTTCAACCCGGCCGTAATGACGCTGATGGAGCTGCTCGACGACCTCGACATCATCGCGATCGAGGCCAAACGCCTCGGACCACCGCTCGACCGGGAGATCGCCGACACGGCAGTGATGGACCTGATGATCCACGACATCGACATCATGCTCTCGATATTCGGCGAGGAGGCCGAGGACGTCCATGCCGCGGGCACGCGGGGATCGGACTACGCGACGGCGACGATCCAGACCCCCTCGGGACGGATCGGCCAGCTCACCGCGAGCCGCGTCACCCAGCAGAAGGTCCGCGAGCTGACCATCACCGCCGAGAAGTGTCGCGTCATCGTTGACTACATCGACCAGTCGATCGAGATAACCCGCCAGTCGCTGCCGGAGTACGCCAAACAGGACGGCTTCCGGTACCGCCACGAGAACATCGTCGAACAGGTGCTCGTCGAGCGCCGCGAGCCCCTGAAGAACGAGCTCTCGGCGTTCGCCGAGGCGGTCAGAACGGGCTCGGAGCCGGTCGTTACCGGCGAGGACGGGCTCCGCGCGCTCTCGCTGGCCCGCGAGATCGACGCGCTCGCGGGACGCGAGCGGAGCGCGCCGACCGACGCCGTCTGAGCCCCGTTATGGATACCATAGTAAACAGTCCGAGGAGCGACAGTCTCCTATAGCCCCCGCGCGAACGAACCGATGACTTACATGCCCACGACAGCGATCCCCCAGCCCACGGAGGTCCCCGGATGACCGAGCCGCGCCGAGAACTCGGCGAGGACTGTGTCATCGACGATCCCGACTCGGTCGGCTACCTCCACGACGAGTCGGCCGACCCCGCAGTGATCGGCGATCGAGCCCGCATCCGCAAGGGAACGATCGTCTACGCGGACGTCGAGATCGGCGACGACTTCACGACGGGCCACAACGCCCTCGTGCGCGAGGACACGACGATCGGCGACAGCGTGATCGTCGGCACGGACACCGTGATCGACGGGACCACCGAGATCGGCTCGCACGTCAGTCTCCAGACGGGCGTCTACGTTCCGACGGACACGACGATCGGCTCGAACGTCTTCGTCGGTCCGCGGGCGGTGATGACGAACGATCACTACCCCGTTCGCCAGGACGAACCGCTCGAAGGGCCGACCATCGAGGACGGCGTCTCCGTCGGCGCGAACGCGACAATCCTCCCCGGCGTGCGCGTCGGTGCGGGCTCGTTCGTCGCCGCCGGCGCGACCGTCACCGAGGACGTACCCCCACACACCCTCGCGCTCGGCACGCCGGCGCGACACCGCGACCTTCCCGATTCGTTGACGGGGGAGAACCTACTCAATGAGTGATAGCACATCACAGGGCGCTCCGGCGCTCTACGGCTCGGACGTATCGACCGACGAACAACGGGACGCGCTGACCGGCGGCGAGGTCCCGATCGCGGTCTACGGCCTCGGCAAGATGGGACTGCCGCTGGCCTCGGTCTACGCCGACGTGACGGGCAACGTCACCGGCGTCGACGTCGACCCCGCGGTCGTCGAGTCGATCTCGGCCGGCGAGAACCACATCGTCGGCGAGCCCGGGCTCTCCGACCTCGTCGAGGAGGTCGTCGACCGGGGCGCGCTCTCGGCGACGACCGAAGGCTCCACGGCCGCCGCCGACGCCCGGGTCCACGTCGTGATCGTCCCGACGCTGGTCGACGAGGACAGCAAACCGGACCTCTCGGTGGTCGAATCGGTGATGGCGGACGTCGCCGCGGGGCTTTCGGCGGGCGATCAGGTGATCCTCGAATCGACCGTCCCGCCGCGGACCTGCCGCGACGTCGTCGCGCCGACCCTCGCCGCAGAAAGCGGGCTCGATCGTGAGGAGTTCGGCGTCGCGTTCTGTCCCGAACGGACTTCGAGCGGGCGCGCGCTCGAGGACATCCGTGGCGCCTACCCGAAGATCGTCGGCGGGATCGACGACGAGAGCACCCGAGTCGCGGAGCTGCTCTACGGAGAGATCAGCTCGAACGAGATCGTTCCCGTCGCCGACGCCACGACGGCGGAGGCGGTCAAGGTGTTCGAGGGGGTCTATCGCGACGTCAACATCGCGCTCGCCAACGAGCTCACGAAACACGCAGAAGAGCTCGAGATCAGCGTGCTCGAGGCGATCGAGGCGGCCAACACCCAACCGTTCTGTGACCTCCACATCCCGGGCGCGGGCGTCGGAGGCCACTGCATCCCCTACTACCCGCACTTCCTGATCCAGATGTTCAACGCGGACTCGCGGCTGATGGAGCTCTCCCGGGAGATCAACGACACGATGCCGACCTACACCGCGGAGCTCGCCCTCTCGGGGCTGGCGAAACACGGAAAGGAGTCGGCGGGAAGCGACGTGCTCGTGCTCGGGTTGACCTACCGCGCGGGCGTCGACGAGCTGCGCGCGACGCCGGCAATGGGCGTGATCGAGCGCCTCGCGGGTGCGGGCGCGGACGTCACGGCGGTCGACCCGATCACGGACACGACGGAACCGTTCGAGGACGCCGGCGCGAACGTCGTCTCGCTCGACGACGTACGCGAAGGGAGCTACGACGCGGTCGTACTGGTGACCGCACAGGAGGCGTTCGAGGACCTCGAGATACCTGCCCTGGCGGCCGACGACCCGTTGGTGGTCGTCGACGGCCGGCAGGCCCTGACGGAGCTACAGAATGAACACGGAATCTACTACAGAGGGATCGGTATCAATGCCTGAACCGAACGGAGACACGGTCTGTATCGTTGGCCTCGGCTACGTCGGCCTACCGCTCGCGAACGCCTTCGACGAGGAGGGCCTCGACGTGATCGGCTTCGACGTCGACGAGGAGAAGGTAGCGGAGCTCGCCGCGGGGCGCGACCCGACCCATGAGATCGGCGACGAGGCGGTCTCGAAGGGCGGGATCGAGTTCACGACGGACCCGACCCCGATGGAACGTGCCGACTACGTCATCATCACCGTCCCGACGCCGGTCGACAGCATGAAGAACCCGAACCTCGAGTTCGTCGAGAGCGCGGGCCGGTCCGTCGGCCAGCAGCTCTCGGCCGGAACGACCGTCGTTCTCGAGTCGACGGTCTACCCGGGCGTCACCCGTGACCGTCTCGGGCCGGCCATCGAGGCTGCCTCGGGGCTGACCCAGGGCGAGGAGTTCCACCTGGGCTACTCGCCCGAACGCCTCGCACCGGGGACGGACAAGAGCCTGCGCGAGGTCAAGAAGATCGTCAGCGGCGACACCGAGGAGACGCTTGCGGACCTCGCGGCGCTCTACGGCACCGTCATCGACGCCGGGCTCTATCACGCCGAGACCATCGAGGCCGCGGAGGCGGCGAAAGTGATCGAGAACGTCCAGCGCGACGTGAACATCGCCGTGGTCAACGAACTCGCGCTGATCTGTGACCACATGGGCCTCGACACCCAGGAAGTGATCGACGCGGCGTCCTCGAAGTGGAACTTCCATCCCTACGAGCCCGGCCTCGTCGGCGGCCACTGTATCCCCGTCGACCCGCTGTTCCTGGTGCATGGCTCCGAGCGTGCGGGATACTCGCCGAAGCTCATCCTCCAGGCCCGCGAGGTCAACGAGTACATGCCCAAACACACCGCCGAACTCACCCTGAAGGCGCTCAACCAGTCGGGCAAGGTCCTCCAGGACAGCCGGCTGGTCGTGCTCGGGCTCGCGTACAAGCCGAACGTCGGCGACCTCCGGACCTCCGAGATCGGCGGCGTCATCACGACGCTCGCCGAGTACGGCATCGAGTGCGACGGCTATGACCCGCTGGCGCCCGACGAGAAGATCCGCGAGTCGTTCGGGATCAACCCGCTCTCGGGGATGGAGTTCGACGGTGCCGACGGGATCGTGCTGGCGACGCCACACGACGCGGTCCTCGAGGAGTTCGACCTCGAGGCCGCGGCCGAGCAGCTCGCCGATGACCCCGTGCTGGTCGACGTGAAGGGCGTGCTGGACGAGGCGGAGGCCCAGGAGGCCGGCTATGCCTACCGCAAGCTCTGAACGCGAGCGTCTGCTCATCGCGATCCAGCACCCGGCACACGTCCACTTCTATAAGCACGCGATCCGCGAGCTCGAGGGCGACTACGAGGTCTCGATCGTGGTGCGCGACTCGGAGGTCGCGACCGATCTGCTCGACGCCTACGGCTTCGAGTACGACGTGATCGGGCGATCCGCATCGGGCCTCAGGCTGCTGGCCGCCCAGGCGCTCTACGAGGCGAAGATGCTTCGTCACGCCCGCGAGTTCGAACCCACCGTGATGACCGCCATCGGCGGCTCCGCGGTCTCCCACGTCGCCCGCGCGGTCGGCGCGAAGAGCGTCGTGTTCACCGACACCGAGCATGCGGCGCTAACGAACAAGCTGATGGCGCCGTTCGCCGACGAGATCTGGACGCCCGAGTGTTTCCACGAGGAGTTCGGCGAGAAACAGGTGCGGTATCCGGGCTATCACGAGCTCGCCTACCTCCACTCCGACCGCTTCTCGCCGGACGGATCGATCCGCGAGGCGGTCGGCCTCGCGTCCGACGAGGAGTTCGTCGTCCTCCGGCTCGTCTCCTGGGACGCCTCCCACGACGCCGGCGCGGGCGGGATCGACGACGTCGGCGACGTGGTCGATCGACTCGAAGCCACCGGCACAACCGTGCTGATCACCGCCGAGGGCGACCTCCCCGCACGCGTTCGCGACCGACGAGTGGACATCGAGCCCCACAGGATGCACGACCTGCTCGCGGAGGCCTCGCTGTTCGTCGGCGAGGGCGCGACGATGGCCGCCGAGAGCGCGGTGCTCGGGACGCCCGCGGTCTACGTCAACACCCTTCGGATGGGGTATACCGACGAGATCGAGGCGCGCTACGGTCTCCTCTACAACTGTCAGGGCTCGTTCCGCCACCGGATGGGCCTCGACGTCGCCGAGGCGATCCTCTCGGGCGAGGAGACACGCGACTGGGAGGGCGCACGCGAGCGCCTCCTCGAGGAGAAGGTCGACACGACGAACGTGATCCTGGCGGCCCTCACTGGCGATGGCACCTATTGACGTCCTCCAGCTGGTGACGACCCCACGGTCGTTCTTCGACCAGCAGGTCCGGACCCTCGAGGAACGAGGCGTTCGCTGTACGGTCGTCGAAGTCCCTCGGCCCGAGGGCGGTCGGGGTCCGGAGTCGTTCGCGCGTTTCTACCGGGAAGTGCTTCGCGAGGCCGTTCTCGGCGACTACGACCTCGTTCACGCCAACTACGGGCTGGTCGGTCCGATCGCGCTCGCCCAGCCCGTTCGCCCCGTCGTCCTCTCGATCTGGGGCTCCGAGGTGATGGGCTATTCGAACCGGCTCGATCGGGTCACCCGGTTCGCCGCCCGCCACAGCGACGCGGTGATCGCGCCCTCGAAGGCGGTCTCCCGCGAGCTGGACGTCCCCCATGCGACGATCCCCTTCGGCATCGACACCGAACTGTTCCGGCCGATGGACCGCGAGCGGGCACGCGAGTATCTGGGGTGGGATCCCGACGAGCGGATCGTCCTGTTCCCGTACGACCCCGATCGTGCGGTGAAGAACTACCCTCTCGCGCGTCGCGTCGTCGAGGGGCTTTCGATGAACGCGGAGCTGCGAACGGTCTCGGGACTCGACTACGAGGAGATGCCGTACGTGATGAACGCGAGCGACGCGCTGCTCGTGACCTCCGAGCGCGAGAGCGGCCCGATGGTCGCCAAGGAGGCCGTCTCGTGCGGTTTACCAGTCGTTTCGACCGACGTCGGGTTCGTCAGCGACGTCCTCTCGGGCGTTTCGAACTGTTTCACGGGCCGATCGGAGAGGTCTCTCATCGATTCCCTCGAATACGTGCTTGAGAGCGGCCAGAGAGCCGAACCAAGCGATGCAACCGGTGGCTTAGGGCTGGATGAAATGGCGGACGATATCCTTACCCTCTACACAACCACCCTCAGGTTCTGATCCGTCTTCGCGAAAATACAATTCATACCCCAGCACAAGAATCGGGCCCTTATAGTATAATTAAGACGATACCTTCGGCCGGTGAAATCAGCTAATACGACTGGATAGTCCCATAGAGGCACTACGAGTCGATCTATCTCCGGAGGTGAAGCCAGTTTTGGAACCCGTTTATCCCATTCGTTTCGATATACTTCCGGGCGGAGCGGATCGAGAAAAACGATTCGGAACGATTCAAAACTACGTGGAACAACAGCCGGTTTATTATGCCTTGGCCGATAAGAGGGACGTGTCGAAATGATGTCGACCGTCAATGCGGAGCAGTCTCCGAACGGAGCCGGAGTTTCGGAGGTTGCTTCCCCTGAACACTCTCTCTCGAAGGACGACACCTTCCATATTCTCCAGAACGAACGTCGTCGCCGCGTGCTGCAGTACCTCTCCGACACGAAGGGTCCTGTGGACATGCGTGATATCGCGGAACAGGTCGCAGCGTGGGAGCACGATACTACTGTCCAACAGCTCACGTCGGATCAGCGCCAGCGGGTGTATATCGCGCTGTATCAGTCCCACCTGCCGAAGCTCGCCGACTTCGATCTCATAACTTACAATCGAAGTCGGGGGGTAGTGGAACGGACGCCCGTTGCCGATCAGGTGACCCAGTACCTGCGCGAGCCCGACGATCGCTCGGACGAGGGCTCCATCGGGGAAGTCGAGTGGACACGGTACTACGGCGGCGCAACGGCCGTCAGTATCTGTCTCATCGTGGTCGCATGGCTCAGTTCGCTCCCTGTCTCGGGGATCGTGCTCGCTGCCGTGATCACCACCATTTACGTGGTCGTGACGGCGGGACTGATGCGAACCACCGAGAACTGAGGCGGAGACGGTAGAGAATGGCTCTGACCACGCCACGAGCGGGTTCGACGGACGACCGCACCCCGGTTGCCGACCGACGGGTCCGGCCCGGATCGAACGCTTGCACGGGGTCGTCGGCTCGCGCCTACGCCGGCATCGGGATCGGGATCTCGGTACTGCAGTTCGACTTCGGCGCCGACTGTATGGTCGCCTTGATGGTCGGACTCCTGGGTGGGATGCTGGCGGGTATGGCGCTGACACAGTTTC from Halalkalicoccus tibetensis encodes the following:
- a CDS encoding glycosyltransferase, which translates into the protein MSERLDVAFVPAECPGSDGTGATHSSTIYIERLSRRHDLTVYVSSQMDADDATLPAQDRVEYVLHDDLPKLPHPIFTKMDALHEESAALEGHDLVHSYSSAFIPVLAELEIPTLVTLNSYLPVCPKADMLYHGERKCSGPGPLKCAACVPTTAFKRRQGIEAELRQGYVSMGQIPFVRSSMNHADGITAYHALSPHLKDDYADLGFPEDSITVVPHFYDEEFHRPRPEPTELTEPISALYVGALQDIKGVETLVRALALLRRNDRDVELRIAGRGPLEDTLRELAADLGVEDAITWLGYVDHGELPDLYRSSDVFVYPGVIDEPFGRVMLEALATHTPIVSADVGSMDYIVGPAGTLFEPGNPESLAEAFETLRSDYAAHREAVSHQLKRFEPETVIDSFSSLYAGVVDST
- a CDS encoding helix-turn-helix transcriptional regulator, with the translated sequence MGEQGYRVSSRLFVAFAVLIVLGVGTAIAVPIADDPNDASGATTGNGDAPGFHGTEIAGDGYIDDQEALVSDHPGPAYVWSTEPTTVNTTLGSGAANEESAVCGEVTDTDGEALSDLGCQSVTPTGDGSSVEFDIDEWPDGYQGGAWITLELRTDDGEMEYYETVPVTVIHPEGDLSGDRLTNADEVRYGTDFTVPDTTGNGLTDWEEVAVHGTDPLATDTSGDGVGDATAVRLGLDPTIPYLPYVYVGAGLLVVLLVVAGGGALGWHFMRRYTGSEGGDGQAEPTTTDDEPAGAGSANDPPTTPPPVDPPTEPDPDGDGPPLTKEEEICRILDEHDGRMKQSRLVDHTEWSQATVSRLLTKLEQEGTVTKLRSGRENIVELRGVESESPDV
- a CDS encoding DUF1616 domain-containing protein — encoded protein: MRAHQWMGDLLLTILFSALAAVGILIVDVTIAPVRVALALPLVVLLPGYAFVSALFPDPPTEDGAGFGTLERIALSVALSLAIVPSIAYVANFSPYGVTLLPIAVATVAWTVLFSLIGLLRRARRPPEDRYGVGGRAVGTVAGLFTVHQRRRGETPAPFEPENQRHVLLNVFLVFSLLALVAGGAYMAFAAPSLPAEEPHTELYLLSENEEGELTTTDLPTDLSGGETAPITVGIENHEGETQSYTAVVYQQEVVLSDDGQDVEGVESETELDRFETTVEDGETEQIGYDIGPTTDNDVYVWVLLYEGDAPDDPSPEDADQTTRLAFTD
- a CDS encoding DegT/DnrJ/EryC1/StrS family aminotransferase, coding for MIPIANPDIGAGEQEAVEEVLESGYIASGDVVSEFESEFADFCGADRGVATANGTAALHAACEALDVRGKAVITTPFSFVATANSIRLAGGEPVFADVDPETYNLDPDAVETVLREREDVAAVMPVHLYGLPADMERFVELSEEYDVALIEDAAQAHGATVGDRPVGSIGDVACFSFYPTKNMTTGEGGMVTTNDPEIEAGVRQYINHGRDGSAQYAHPEIGHNLRLTNIAAALGRVQLDRLPAFTEARRENARRLTEGLADADVETPTVPDDRTHVYHQYTIRSDDREALKDGLEEQGVGSKVYYPTCLHELEAYEGYSAEVPHAKRATEEVLSLPVHPNLSSDDVDRIVEAVTNQGVKHV
- a CDS encoding Gfo/Idh/MocA family oxidoreductase, translating into MSERPPVRVGVIGVGSMGQNHVRVFRELPETELVGIYDADREQAASVADAFGVDVLDLDDLLDAVDAVSIAVPTQYHYDTARECIDAGVGVLIEKPIVEDLDNGRQLIEFADQRDVTLQVGHIERFNPAVMTLMELLDDLDIIAIEAKRLGPPLDREIADTAVMDLMIHDIDIMLSIFGEEAEDVHAAGTRGSDYATATIQTPSGRIGQLTASRVTQQKVRELTITAEKCRVIVDYIDQSIEITRQSLPEYAKQDGFRYRHENIVEQVLVERREPLKNELSAFAEAVRTGSEPVVTGEDGLRALSLAREIDALAGRERSAPTDAV
- a CDS encoding acyltransferase, with amino-acid sequence MTEPRRELGEDCVIDDPDSVGYLHDESADPAVIGDRARIRKGTIVYADVEIGDDFTTGHNALVREDTTIGDSVIVGTDTVIDGTTEIGSHVSLQTGVYVPTDTTIGSNVFVGPRAVMTNDHYPVRQDEPLEGPTIEDGVSVGANATILPGVRVGAGSFVAAGATVTEDVPPHTLALGTPARHRDLPDSLTGENLLNE
- a CDS encoding nucleotide sugar dehydrogenase is translated as MSDSTSQGAPALYGSDVSTDEQRDALTGGEVPIAVYGLGKMGLPLASVYADVTGNVTGVDVDPAVVESISAGENHIVGEPGLSDLVEEVVDRGALSATTEGSTAAADARVHVVIVPTLVDEDSKPDLSVVESVMADVAAGLSAGDQVILESTVPPRTCRDVVAPTLAAESGLDREEFGVAFCPERTSSGRALEDIRGAYPKIVGGIDDESTRVAELLYGEISSNEIVPVADATTAEAVKVFEGVYRDVNIALANELTKHAEELEISVLEAIEAANTQPFCDLHIPGAGVGGHCIPYYPHFLIQMFNADSRLMELSREINDTMPTYTAELALSGLAKHGKESAGSDVLVLGLTYRAGVDELRATPAMGVIERLAGAGADVTAVDPITDTTEPFEDAGANVVSLDDVREGSYDAVVLVTAQEAFEDLEIPALAADDPLVVVDGRQALTELQNEHGIYYRGIGINA